The Chryseobacterium glaciei DNA window TCCGGATTTAATAAAATTGCCCGGTTTTGATCTCCAATAAAAAATCCCGGAGCAATCGCATTGACACGAATTTTATCACCAAATTTCAAGGCTACATCTGATGCCAGCCATTGCGTAAAATTGGTAATCGCTGATTTTGCAGCAGAATATCCTGCCACTCTTGTGATCGCAGAATACGCCGCCATCGAAGAAATATTGACAATACTTCCACTTCCCTGTTCTGCCATTACTTTTCCGAAAACATAACTTGGATAAACGGTTCCGTTGATGTTGAGATTGGTTACCTCATCCCATCCATCCAAATTTTGATCGAAAAATGACTGATCCGGAGAAAGTGTAGCCGTAGGAATATTTCCGCCCGCAATGTTGAGCAGGATGTCTATTTTACCATATTTTTCGAGGATCTTTTTTGATGCTGATTCAAGACTTTCGATGTTCATTACATTGGCTTCAACGGCAAAAGCTTCACCTCCAGATTCTGTTAATTCTTTTACACGAACATCTAATGTTTCCTGATTTCGTCCCAAAGCCACTACTTTTGCACCTGCTTTAATGAAACTTTTGGCAAGAGTTCCCCCTAAAACGCCGGAAGCTCCTGTGATGACTGCGACTTTGTCTTTTATGCTGAATATTTCGTTCATTGTATTTTAGTTGTTGGTTGATGGTTGATCGTTTTTTAATCTTATAGATTTGATAGGATTGGCATCCTAATCTATTTTAACCGTCCCTTCGATACTTTTAATTTGATTTTATTTCGGTTTTTACTGCTGCCATTACGCCTTCAATTTGTCCGAGAGCAAGCATTCTTCCCAAAAATGAATAGCCGGGATTATAGCCTTTATCAATATCATCAGTTAATAATCGACCGTGATCGATACGCATTGGTAAGGTTGGATTTTCTTTTTCAAATATTCGAATGACTTCGATAATTTTTCCTCTGCCTTCTAAATGATGAGCTTCGATGAAATCTCCGTTTTCGAAAACATTGGTGCTTCTGAGGTGAACGAATTTTGTACGGGAAGCGTATTTTTGAGCCAATTTCGGAACGTCGTTTTGGAGTCCCGCGCTTAAAGAACCTGTGCAGAAAGTCAGCCCGTTGTGGGGATTGTCGACGGCATTTAAAAACCAATCGATGTCTTCTTCACAAGTCACAATTCTTGGTAAACCTAATAAAGCAAACGGTGGATCATCGGGATGTACACACATTTGGATATTCCATTTTTCACAGATAGGCATTATTTTTTCGAGGAAATATTTCATGTTTTGACGAAGTTGGTCTTTATCAATTCCGTCATATAAAGCCAATAAACTTTTAAAAATAGCTACCGGGTTTTGATCGCCTTCTTTAATATTTCCGTTGACGAAGCCTTGTGTTTTAACGATAATTGAATCAATTAAATCGCTTTTTTCCTCTTCAGTGATTGTCTTTTTTAATTCTTCAACTTTAGCAAGAATTTCAGGAGTATAGTCTTTTTCTGCTCCTTGTCTTTCTAAAATGTAAATTTCAAAATAAGCAAATTTGGCTTTGTCAAAATATAAAGATGACGAACCGTCTTCCCATTGATGAAAAAGATCGGTACGCGCCCAATCGAGAACGGGCATAAAGTTGTAACAAACGGTTGTAACTC harbors:
- the uxuA gene encoding mannonate dehydratase encodes the protein MEKTWRWFGKKDKIKLNMLRQIGVEGIVSALHDVSNGEIWSLEAINEYKNYIESFGLRWSVVESLPVSESIKYGDENRDQLIENYIKSLENLGKAGVTTVCYNFMPVLDWARTDLFHQWEDGSSSLYFDKAKFAYFEIYILERQGAEKDYTPEILAKVEELKKTITEEEKSDLIDSIIVKTQGFVNGNIKEGDQNPVAIFKSLLALYDGIDKDQLRQNMKYFLEKIMPICEKWNIQMCVHPDDPPFALLGLPRIVTCEEDIDWFLNAVDNPHNGLTFCTGSLSAGLQNDVPKLAQKYASRTKFVHLRSTNVFENGDFIEAHHLEGRGKIIEVIRIFEKENPTLPMRIDHGRLLTDDIDKGYNPGYSFLGRMLALGQIEGVMAAVKTEIKSN
- a CDS encoding SDR family oxidoreductase, whose amino-acid sequence is MNEIFSIKDKVAVITGASGVLGGTLAKSFIKAGAKVVALGRNQETLDVRVKELTESGGEAFAVEANVMNIESLESASKKILEKYGKIDILLNIAGGNIPTATLSPDQSFFDQNLDGWDEVTNLNINGTVYPSYVFGKVMAEQGSGSIVNISSMAAYSAITRVAGYSAAKSAITNFTQWLASDVALKFGDKIRVNAIAPGFFIGDQNRAILLNPDGSLTDRSKKVIAKTPMGRFGDAEELNGAVQFLCSDAASFITGALLPVDGGFSAFSGV